GTTTGACTCATTGATAATATAAATTTTCGACATTGAAACTCCTGCTAGTATAGTCAGAATCTAGTTTTTCCACTTGCAATGGTGAGTCATGTTGTTGCGTGATGCATTGCGTTACAATGTCTGCTCTAGTAACTATGGTTACAAAGATAGGACTCCAATGACTTGTTCTTAGGCCCTCCTCACTTTTTTCTATGAGGAAGAGTATTATGGGTAAGTAGGTTTGAAAGCAAACATTGGGGAACAAAATATCGATTATTGTGACTTCAGAACCTCTCCTCATTTTTAGACCGCATCCGCTtcaatttttcttcaaagaagACTTTAAAAAGCGATATTGTCACCACTTTGAGTGACATCAAGAAGTATTGACAGAGGGAGAACAGTGTAAGTTTTAGGTATACGCCATGGTACATCACGGTCCAAAACAAACCGGTGAAGAATCACCAAAACGTTACAGTGTTCAAAAATAGTACAGGCATTGAAATGATAACTTTCCAGCTTTCTACTTTGAGATTGATCGCaaagtaaatgaaatttaataataGGTAAGATTTGGAATGTATAAACCCGGAAACATATTTATCGTTAGGACAGCTCGTAGGTGAGGCGAATATCAGTGCTTAGGTATAGACATTACAACACAATGCATTACACCATAATTTTGTCTATCATTAAATTTAATTTGCTTTGTGATCAATTTCACAATAGAAACGTGGAACGTTATCCTTTCCATGCGTGTTCTATTTTGAACACTGTAATGTTTTAGTGATTTTTCAACCTTTTGTTGAGTGACAGGCATTTTTATGCTTGGTCATCCATGTGCAAGCTGTATAAACATTTATGTTTCAATATGTTGTGTAAGTTTTGAACTCTGTCAAGCATTGATTAAGACATTGtgaatgttttttttggtttaatcTTTGATGTTTTGACGGTTGCTTGAAATATGTTCCACACACACACAAGTGTGCATGCTGAGTCTACAAACTTGTTTGGTTGTGTAATTTATTAGCCCACAATCTTTCATATGCAACTACCAAAGATAAACTTATAGCCAAGTAGAAAACAAGGAAGGTGGAGACACAAAGAAGCAGACATTTTCATCTACTTATTAGAGGAGAGTGCCTGTATAGACAATCCTTTGAAAATATAAACTTCTCCAAAATTATGTGAAAATTTAAGGAGAAATCCTAGAAATATTTCTAGATGACAACATCTAGGTTCACTCAAAAGCCCCTTTCACTCCTTTAAGTGCTacttttagattttactctgtctaatgccagacaattATTTTACTCTTTACTTGTCAGtggagaaccccttgggagtgaaagggttaatcacctggccccagttgttcaaacggtggataacgctatccaccggataaatcactatccattggatattgcaattggtttcgctattacttatccagcggatagcgatttatccggtggatagcgctatccatcgtttgaacaactggggccagggtGATACAAATTTATCTCCATTTATTCCTGTTCCTTTGTTAAATGAAAACTTCATTATTGCttcgctatcattttttttttaacttttgaagtGTATGTGAcacaaaaatttttgttttgtttttggctgGCTTGGCAAGTGTAATAAACAGATAGAGGCCTGAAAGTTTTTTCTGAAAAATATTGGCACGTTTTGTCATGTGCAAAACAAGCTAATTTGAGCTTATAATGGGGCTTTTTTTCGACGAAAGTGAACATGTTTTTATCGGAAACAAGGACTTTTaagatttttgttgttgcataTGTGTTGATGACACATATGTAACCAGCAAAAAACCAAATGAAAATTTTTGTGTCATCAtggcaagaaaaaaagtttcaacTTGCCCATCAGCCAAGTAAACTTCATGACTTACTTTCTCCACTTGCCCAAAGTCAATAATTTTGAGGCAATTAAATTTTTGATACCTTTCGTTTTTGTTTCATTGAGTGGGTGAAAGCTAGTTGCAGGATGAGTAGTGAGAGACAATCTCTTGCCCATGTATAAAATATACTTGCCGTGGACTACTGGACAGCTATTTTCTCAAGTCCTGGACATACCAATAATACAGTAAAAGCCCGCGTATAAGAACCTGGATTCTTTCAGTTagcctaaacaggttcttatattaATGGTACTTAAAGCAAATTTAGGTTAACTAGGTTTTTAAAATAGGTTCTTataattttaatataaatttcattcattttgtacaATATAACTTTAATCTTAAAATCATTTATGTGCAAgattatatatatttaatttaAATGGAATATAACTATCATCTCAAAATCATTTAAGCATGATAATGCCTAAAGGCAGTACTGATAAGAACCTAACTTTAAATTTTAGGCTGAATAAGTTCTTATGTGGAGGgggcttaaatttaaaattttagccTAACAGGTTCTTAAAACCCAGGTTCTTATATGTATCTTATATGCTTCTTGTTTATTATAGACAATTCAACATCACAGAAGCTCTTCCTAATGCTCTAATGCAGCACTGAATGTCAGAAAACATGGAGAAGTTCCCTTGTGATCCTCCACCATTGTATGACACAGTTCAAGGACAATCATTTGAAGATGCtgagaaaggaaatgttgatCCATTCACTGGGAAGGAAAGTCCCAATGTCCTGGCATCTGGAGATCCCCCTCCGTACAAGCAGGAAGAGTTTCCCTCAAAGTCAATCAGCAGCTTTAATCATCTTCCCCCTCTGATAATGCGCCCGTGGCAAAGTTTCTTCAGGACATGCTTAAAGTGCCATTGGAGTGTTTCAGCGGACAATTTTCTTTACAACCTGAATTATTATCAAATCAACTATGCCTGGATAATGGTTACTTTTGTCATAATTGCCCTTGTTCAGTGAGTATGATTCATATACCGTGTCCTTCTCTCCACTCTGCCCCCTTCCTTTTGAATTCACCCTCTTATTTGTTTCCTTTCTCCACCCAAACACAGTATGAGAGTTAGGTTGATGTGGTGGTGAGAGCAGAATCTCCTTCTCTCTTCATAAGGGAAGAGAACCTGACGAAATTGCAGATTTTCTTTGCAGTTGCCAAGACAAACTACAGTACTTTAAGTAGAGGACAAAGTTGTGTATGTTGGTGCAACTTTAATACCCAATTTAAATCTGAATCGAGGAATATTTGGCAAACTTGTTCATTGCGATGGACTACACATTAAAATCGTTGGTAA
The nucleotide sequence above comes from Acropora muricata isolate sample 2 chromosome 12, ASM3666990v1, whole genome shotgun sequence. Encoded proteins:
- the LOC136891704 gene encoding uncharacterized protein, whose product is MSENMEKFPCDPPPLYDTVQGQSFEDAEKGNVDPFTGKESPNVLASGDPPPYKQEEFPSKSISSFNHLPPLIMRPWQSFFRTCLKCHWSVSADNFLYNLNYYQINYAWIMVTFVIIALVQIHSDDFRLCILWSSISVLIVHLLNLSGFVPQLFGRRLLISEQLVTVIIVELLVYGLFPGAVTFIYFIVLYCGFVVAHACLTPAKKAVWQNFEIQHV